Proteins from a single region of Sporosarcina sp. P33:
- a CDS encoding sodium:alanine symporter family protein: MDSIEKFLTSASDLIWGPPLLILLIGTGIYLSMRLTFIQLRLLPYSLKQVFSRKHDKKADGDISQFQALMTAMAATVGVGNIVGVASAVVAGGPGAIFWMWLAGFFGMATKYSEAILAVKYRVKDSNGLMAGGPMYYLEHGLKQKWLGVLFALFGALAAFGIGNGTQSKAVADVMSSTFAVPHYITGIALLLFGALVILGGIKSIGRVTAFFVPIMALFYFIAGAIVMVLNIEQVPAAFGLIFTDAFTGQAVAGGAIGTVIRFGVARGLFSNEAGLGSAPIAAAAARTDLPGRQALVSMTQVLFDTLIICSITGVTIVMSNQWKDTSIDAGALTAQAFGSFLGGIGPILVSIGLVFFATSTILGWSYYGEKCFQYLFPNRAAVLAYRVVFVLFIYVGATASLDLVWILADVLNGLMAIPNLIGLLGLSGIVVMETKRFKKKIDDEREEARK, from the coding sequence ATGGATTCGATAGAGAAGTTTTTGACCAGTGCGTCTGATTTGATTTGGGGACCCCCGCTGCTCATCTTGCTGATTGGTACCGGAATTTATTTATCTATGCGCTTAACATTTATACAATTACGTTTACTGCCCTATTCACTTAAACAAGTTTTTTCGAGAAAGCACGATAAAAAAGCAGACGGAGATATTTCCCAATTCCAGGCACTGATGACTGCAATGGCTGCAACAGTTGGTGTAGGTAACATCGTCGGGGTGGCTTCTGCTGTCGTGGCGGGGGGACCGGGTGCGATTTTCTGGATGTGGCTGGCCGGATTCTTCGGTATGGCAACAAAGTACAGTGAAGCAATTTTAGCTGTTAAGTATCGTGTCAAAGATTCAAACGGCTTAATGGCCGGCGGTCCGATGTACTACCTCGAACATGGTCTTAAGCAAAAATGGCTCGGCGTATTATTCGCACTGTTTGGCGCCTTGGCTGCTTTTGGCATCGGGAACGGAACGCAATCGAAAGCCGTCGCAGATGTCATGAGCAGTACATTTGCAGTGCCGCATTATATTACAGGAATCGCATTGCTTCTGTTCGGTGCACTCGTTATTCTTGGCGGCATCAAGTCAATTGGCCGGGTAACAGCATTTTTCGTGCCAATTATGGCTTTATTTTATTTCATTGCCGGTGCGATTGTTATGGTCTTAAATATTGAGCAAGTTCCAGCGGCATTTGGTCTGATTTTCACGGATGCATTTACAGGTCAGGCAGTTGCAGGCGGAGCAATTGGTACAGTTATTCGTTTCGGTGTAGCCCGAGGATTATTCTCCAACGAAGCAGGTCTCGGTTCCGCACCAATCGCGGCTGCTGCAGCACGTACAGACCTTCCTGGACGCCAGGCGCTTGTTTCTATGACACAAGTATTGTTCGACACGCTGATCATTTGTTCAATAACGGGTGTTACGATTGTTATGAGTAATCAATGGAAGGATACTTCCATTGACGCTGGTGCATTGACAGCACAGGCATTTGGATCATTCCTTGGAGGCATTGGACCCATTTTAGTCTCTATCGGACTGGTATTCTTTGCTACATCCACTATTTTGGGATGGAGTTATTACGGAGAGAAATGTTTCCAGTACCTCTTCCCTAACCGTGCAGCGGTTCTTGCATACCGCGTAGTATTCGTACTGTTCATCTATGTGGGCGCAACGGCTTCACTGGATCTCGTATGGATTTTAGCAGACGTATTAAACGGCTTGATGGCCATTCCGAACTTAATCGGTTTACTTGGGTTGTCGGGTATTGTCGTGATGGAAACAAAACGTTTCAAGAAGAAAATTGATGATGAACGTGAAGAAGCACGCAAATAA
- a CDS encoding DUF1128 domain-containing protein, whose product MDLSTKSPENISYMIEKIKEKLRMVNVDAMKSDNFSTEQYDDLKYMYDMVMKRENITPNEMQAIAAELGSMRN is encoded by the coding sequence ATGGATTTATCTACAAAATCACCTGAGAATATTTCATACATGATTGAAAAAATTAAAGAAAAGCTTCGCATGGTAAATGTTGATGCGATGAAGTCTGATAACTTCAGCACAGAGCAGTATGACGACTTGAAATATATGTATGACATGGTCATGAAACGCGAAAACATCACACCGAATGAAATGCAGGCAATCGCAGCAGAACTGGGTTCTATGCGCAATTAA
- the motB gene encoding flagellar motor protein MotB, producing the protein MAKKRKKKKHEIEHINESWLLPYADLLTLLLALFIVLFASSSVDEGRFAEVSKVFSEIFESGSGIMSENAPTTTPVPDDSVGELDENSSYMEDQKSLGETQDDLDEYIAVNELENQFDTKLTNEGLLLTIRDSVLFKSGEAAIRPEYKRLANDISKLLALDRPRQVVITGHTDDIPINNAQYSSNWELSVMRAVEFLKIIVQNNEVDPNLFSAKGYGEYKPIVPNDTVENRSKNRRVEVLIQPLVLKDGTPVSPQ; encoded by the coding sequence TTGGCGAAGAAGCGTAAGAAAAAGAAACATGAAATAGAACATATCAACGAATCGTGGCTGTTGCCCTACGCCGATTTGCTGACGCTGCTGCTGGCGCTGTTTATCGTACTGTTTGCGAGCAGTTCGGTAGATGAAGGGCGGTTTGCCGAAGTGTCGAAAGTTTTTAGTGAAATATTCGAAAGCGGCAGCGGAATTATGAGTGAGAATGCGCCGACCACTACGCCTGTTCCGGACGATTCGGTAGGCGAGCTGGATGAAAACTCTTCTTATATGGAAGATCAGAAGTCTCTTGGTGAGACACAAGACGATTTGGATGAGTATATTGCGGTGAATGAACTGGAAAATCAATTTGACACTAAGCTGACAAATGAAGGATTATTGCTGACGATTCGTGACAGTGTACTGTTCAAATCAGGGGAGGCTGCCATCAGGCCTGAGTATAAAAGGCTGGCTAACGATATTTCTAAGCTGCTGGCACTCGACAGACCGCGTCAGGTTGTCATCACGGGACATACAGACGATATACCAATCAATAATGCGCAGTATTCCTCTAACTGGGAACTGAGCGTCATGCGTGCTGTGGAGTTCCTGAAGATCATCGTTCAGAACAATGAAGTAGATCCCAATCTGTTCAGCGCAAAAGGGTATGGGGAGTACAAGCCGATCGTACCGAATGATACAGTAGAAAACCGCAGTAAAAACCGACGGGTGGAAGTGCTGATTCAGCCGCTCGTACTGAAGGATGGAACACCTGTATCACCGCAATAA
- the motA gene encoding flagellar motor stator protein MotA has protein sequence MDLSTIIGLALGFIALLVGMTLKGVTPDALLNPAAILIIIAGTIAAVVIAFPMNELKKIPKLFKIIFTQQKLASDAELIRLFSSWADIARREGLLALEAKTDEIDDPFLKNGLGLAIDGQNADYIRDVLSEEVEAMQERHSVGALIFSQAGTYAPTLGVLGAVVGLIAALKDMNNIDALGHAISAAFIATLLGIFTGYVLWHPFSNKLIRKSKEEVRQRTMVIEGILSVLEGEAPRVIEQKLASYLSVEDRKKLAIDGGEGAGKVGEEA, from the coding sequence ATGGATTTATCCACTATTATAGGTTTAGCGTTAGGATTTATTGCGTTACTGGTTGGTATGACTCTGAAAGGGGTAACACCCGACGCACTATTGAATCCAGCCGCTATCCTGATTATCATCGCAGGAACGATTGCTGCAGTAGTTATCGCATTTCCTATGAATGAGCTGAAAAAAATACCAAAGTTATTTAAAATTATTTTCACCCAGCAAAAGCTTGCGTCAGACGCTGAACTGATCCGTCTGTTTTCCTCCTGGGCTGATATCGCACGCCGTGAAGGATTGCTCGCACTCGAAGCGAAAACAGATGAAATTGATGACCCATTTTTGAAAAACGGACTGGGTTTGGCGATTGACGGACAAAATGCTGATTACATACGTGATGTACTAAGTGAAGAAGTGGAAGCAATGCAGGAACGCCATTCTGTCGGCGCGTTAATCTTTTCGCAGGCCGGAACATACGCACCTACATTAGGGGTGCTTGGAGCGGTTGTCGGACTGATTGCCGCACTAAAGGACATGAATAATATTGATGCATTGGGACATGCGATTTCTGCGGCATTTATCGCCACATTGCTTGGTATCTTCACAGGCTATGTTTTATGGCATCCATTTTCTAATAAACTTATACGAAAATCAAAAGAAGAGGTACGACAAAGAACGATGGTGATTGAAGGGATTCTTTCTGTGCTCGAAGGGGAAGCGCCCCGTGTCATCGAACAAAAGCTGGCATCTTATTTATCTGTAGAAGACCGGAAGAAGCTGGCTATTGACGGCGGCGAAGGAGCTGGTAAAGTTGGCGAAGAAGCGTAA
- a CDS encoding aminopeptidase — MNQFQEQLSNYADLAVKVGVNIQHDQYLFISASTEITSFVRLIVEKAYEAGARQVFVDWTDDAVTRLRYEKAPADSFGEFPSWKQMEREQLAEKGAAFMSIVSQDPDLLNGIESSRIRDSQKAASKALSKFRQAMQADKFSWTVIAAPSVAWAAKIFPDLAADEQVPALWDAILRAVRADQPGPVDAWHRHNENLHEKVDYLNGKHYHKLHYTAPGTDLTIELPEKHLWCGAGSVNQAGNEFMANMPTEEVFTAPLKTGVNGIVKSTKPLSYAGTIIDGFTIEFTDGRITNVSAEQGEEMLKQLVDTDEGSHYLGEVALVPHDSPISNSNILFYNTLFDENASNHLAIGSAYAFCLDGGKEMDSDQLQANGLNQSLTHVDFMIGSGEMDIDGILADGTVEPIFRAGNWAF, encoded by the coding sequence ATGAATCAATTCCAAGAGCAACTTTCTAATTATGCCGACTTAGCTGTGAAGGTAGGTGTAAATATTCAGCACGACCAATATTTATTCATCAGTGCTTCTACCGAAATTACTTCATTTGTTCGGCTGATTGTCGAAAAAGCTTATGAAGCAGGTGCACGGCAAGTTTTCGTAGACTGGACAGATGATGCAGTGACACGCCTGCGCTATGAAAAGGCACCGGCTGATTCCTTTGGAGAATTTCCGTCCTGGAAACAGATGGAACGTGAACAGCTGGCTGAAAAAGGGGCCGCTTTCATGTCAATCGTATCACAGGATCCTGACTTACTGAATGGTATCGAGTCCAGCAGAATACGTGACAGTCAGAAGGCTGCCAGTAAAGCTCTAAGCAAATTCCGACAAGCTATGCAGGCTGATAAGTTCAGCTGGACAGTCATTGCTGCTCCCTCCGTCGCTTGGGCGGCAAAGATTTTCCCGGATTTAGCCGCAGACGAACAAGTCCCTGCCTTGTGGGATGCTATCCTGCGCGCTGTTCGGGCTGATCAGCCGGGACCAGTTGATGCATGGCACCGGCACAATGAAAACTTGCATGAGAAAGTGGATTATCTGAATGGTAAACATTATCATAAACTCCATTATACAGCTCCAGGAACTGATTTAACAATAGAGCTTCCTGAAAAGCACTTATGGTGCGGGGCGGGGAGCGTCAATCAGGCAGGCAATGAATTCATGGCGAATATGCCCACTGAAGAAGTATTTACAGCTCCGTTGAAAACAGGTGTCAACGGTATTGTAAAAAGTACAAAACCACTTAGCTATGCAGGCACGATTATTGACGGTTTCACGATTGAATTTACAGACGGCCGGATTACAAATGTATCTGCTGAACAAGGCGAAGAAATGCTGAAACAGCTTGTCGATACAGATGAAGGTTCACATTATCTTGGCGAAGTGGCGCTGGTGCCGCATGATTCTCCAATCTCTAATTCCAATATTTTATTCTATAATACATTATTCGATGAAAATGCTTCGAATCATCTGGCAATCGGAAGTGCCTATGCGTTCTGTCTCGACGGCGGAAAAGAAATGGACTCTGATCAGCTGCAGGCTAACGGTTTGAATCAAAGTTTGACACATGTCGACTTCATGATAGGTTCCGGGGAAATGGATATTGATGGAATACTTGCAGACGGTACTGTGGAACCCATCTTCCGCGCTGGTAACTGGGCATTCTAA
- a CDS encoding carbonic anhydrase, whose protein sequence is MTSLTDIMNYNQSFVEEKKYEEFATTKFPDKRIVILTCMDTRLIELLPKAMNLKNGDAKIIKSAGAIITHPFGGLMRSILVAVYELQADEVYVVGHHDCGMSSINTEHIVGHMIERGIDPAMFKTLEYSGIDMESWLHGFSDVNESVKKSVDAIRNHPLIPADVSVHGLVINPENGKLDVIEDGYKVQVAQTNK, encoded by the coding sequence ATGACGTCATTAACCGATATTATGAATTACAATCAATCTTTTGTTGAAGAAAAGAAATACGAAGAGTTCGCTACTACGAAATTTCCGGATAAGAGAATTGTCATTCTTACTTGTATGGATACAAGATTGATTGAATTGCTTCCAAAAGCAATGAATCTTAAAAACGGCGATGCAAAGATCATTAAAAGTGCCGGCGCTATTATCACACATCCATTCGGCGGTCTAATGCGAAGTATTCTGGTGGCAGTCTATGAACTCCAGGCAGACGAAGTATACGTGGTCGGCCATCATGACTGCGGGATGAGTTCCATCAATACAGAGCACATCGTAGGACACATGATTGAGCGCGGTATCGATCCCGCCATGTTTAAAACCCTGGAGTATTCAGGCATTGACATGGAAAGCTGGCTGCATGGTTTCAGTGACGTAAATGAAAGCGTGAAAAAGAGCGTGGATGCTATCAGAAACCATCCGCTGATTCCTGCAGATGTATCTGTGCACGGACTTGTCATTAATCCTGAGAACGGAAAGCTGGACGTAATTGAAGACGGTTACAAAGTACAAGTGGCTCAAACAAATAAGTAA
- a CDS encoding GNAT family N-acetyltransferase, producing the protein MILLEGEQCYLRILTEDDAYQFTQLLIANKEYWTEFEPRHDNAYYTVAMQRDKIRESLYQMRDRREYNFGIFDSQTSMIIGQISLYSIKRLPFSSGFVGYSIDQGQAGKGIGTEAVRLINQFAFEKVNLHRVEAYVSPRNGGSVKVLEKAGFQREGLLRQLLFINGVWEDHYMYAIVEEDY; encoded by the coding sequence ATGATTTTACTCGAAGGGGAGCAGTGTTATTTACGAATCTTAACGGAAGATGATGCCTATCAGTTTACTCAGCTGCTGATTGCCAATAAAGAATACTGGACCGAATTTGAACCAAGGCATGATAATGCGTATTACACAGTGGCAATGCAGCGTGATAAAATCCGTGAATCACTCTATCAAATGCGTGATCGGAGAGAATATAATTTCGGGATTTTTGATTCACAGACGAGTATGATCATCGGGCAGATCTCTCTTTACAGCATCAAACGCTTACCGTTTTCCAGCGGCTTTGTCGGATATTCCATTGATCAGGGGCAGGCGGGGAAGGGAATAGGCACGGAGGCAGTCCGTCTGATTAATCAATTTGCGTTTGAAAAAGTCAATCTGCACAGAGTGGAGGCGTATGTATCGCCGCGTAATGGGGGATCTGTCAAGGTGTTGGAAAAGGCGGGATTTCAACGCGAAGGTTTGCTCCGGCAACTGTTATTTATTAACGGTGTGTGGGAAGACCATTATATGTATGCAATAGTGGAAGAAGATTATTGA
- a CDS encoding DUF4870 domain-containing protein: protein MSNSKLLASLSYFSVFFAPLLLPIIIYFVSDEFEVRRHAKKALVSHIVPLALLIAGFVLMSFSIFSFNADAITTADSNMMFWGFIPFLFIALYSLLFVIVLIWNVYQGVKLLK from the coding sequence ATGTCAAATTCTAAATTATTGGCTTCACTTAGTTATTTCAGTGTATTTTTCGCCCCTCTTCTGCTTCCGATTATTATCTATTTTGTGTCAGACGAATTTGAAGTCAGGCGTCACGCGAAGAAAGCATTAGTTTCTCATATCGTTCCGCTGGCTCTGCTGATTGCAGGTTTCGTACTGATGTCTTTTTCGATTTTTTCCTTTAACGCTGATGCCATTACGACGGCAGACAGCAATATGATGTTCTGGGGATTCATCCCTTTCCTTTTCATTGCTTTGTACAGTTTGTTATTCGTGATCGTGCTCATTTGGAATGTCTATCAGGGTGTGAAATTATTAAAGTAA